A stretch of the Lineus longissimus chromosome 12, tnLinLong1.2, whole genome shotgun sequence genome encodes the following:
- the LOC135497271 gene encoding glutamic acid-rich protein-like, whose translation MSCYDSVKSGRSDRRRNLNTACDSSALDSIRIEIEVYSSNIKQQKYDISKCADSSKKRGHLRQKMEKEKKKLAAVIELYTSKSGEEIVIEDVTKEDYIFPWEQCSGYAVMSYSLKKKLVDIHEHIHRYQKEKLLLVREMKAATSYLTGRVISLKEMLKVADRSPEEFANYLDRDEAYHLTSANDRVIRGAMVEIRGTLEFYIDLLEQSANVFHTVMRDEEYVETFDILYQEDEEEERAYECESNDDDDDDDDDFVDDDDDDDDGNNE comes from the exons ATGTCATGCTACGATT cTGTAAAAAGTGGCAGATCAGATAGGCGAAGGAATTTGAACACTGCTTG TGATTCGTCTGCTCTGGATTCAATACGGATAGAAATAGAAGTCTATTCTAGCAACATCAAACAGCAGAAATACGACATTAGCAAATGTGCAG ACTCGTCGAAAAAACGTGGCCATCTCCGACAAAAGatggaaaaagaaaagaaaaaacttGCAGCAGTCATTGAGTTGTACACTTCGAAGTCTGGTGAGGAGATTGTGATTGAAGATGTCACTAAGGAAGATTACATTTTCCCTTGGGAGCAATGTTCAG GTTACGCTGTCATGTCCTACTCTTTGAAGAAGAAACTGGTGGACATTCATGAACATATTCATCGATATCAGAAAGAGAAGCTTCTCCTTGTTCGTGAAATGAAGGCAGCTACGTCTTACCTGACAGGGCGAGTGATCAGCCTTAAAGAGATGCTGAAGGTGGCAGATAGAAGTCCTGAAGAGTTTGCAA ATTATCTAGATAGGGATGAGGCGTACCATTTAACCAGTGCAAACGATAGAGTAATCCGCGGTGCTATGGTGGAGATACGTGGAACACTGGAGTTCTATATAGATCTGCTCGAGCAGAGTGCCAATGTATTCCATACGGTCATGCGTGACGAAGAATATGTGGAAACGTTTGACATTCTTTATCAGgaggatgaagaagaagaaagggcCTATGAGTGTGAgagtaatgatgatgacgatgacgatgatgatgattttgttgatgatgatgatgatgatgatgatggaaataATGAATAG